A genomic region of Alnus glutinosa chromosome 11, dhAlnGlut1.1, whole genome shotgun sequence contains the following coding sequences:
- the LOC133882293 gene encoding germin-like protein subfamily 1 member 7 — protein MKGVLNYLVIALALMALACSVASAFDPAPLQDFCVAVNTSTDAVFVNGKFCKDPKLANANDFFFQGLNIPRSTANQLGSNVTLLNVDQIIGLNTLGVSLARIDFAPYGLNPPHIHPHATEIFTVVKGTLYVGFVTSNPDNHLFTKVLNAGDVFVFPIGLIHFQFNAGSTDALAFSSLGSQNPGRITIADTVFGSNPLINPDVLTKAFQLDKNVVNYLQKQFSSKNT, from the exons ATGAAAGGGGTTCTTAATTACCTTGTTATAGCTTTGGCACTCATGGCTTTGGCATGCTCCGTTGCCTCTGCCTTTGATCCTGCTCCTCTGCAAGACTTTTGTGTTGCTGTTAACACTTCCACTGATGCTG TATTTGTGAATGGAAAGTTCTGCAAGGACCCAAAGCTTGCCAATGCCAACGATTTCTTCTTTCAGGGCCTAAACATTCCTAGAAGCACTGCAAATCAACTCGGGTCGAACGTCACGCTTTTGAATGTGGACCAAATAATAGGCCTTAATACATTAGGAGTATCCTTGGCTCGGATTGACTTTGCACCATATGGCCTAAATCCTCCCCACATTCACCCTCATGCCACTGAGATTTTTACGGTCGTAAAGGGTACCCTCTATGTTGGCTTTGTCACTTCCAACCCAGATAACCACCTCTTCACGAAGGTTTTAAATGCGGGAGACGTCTTTGTGTTCCCAATTGGTCTCATTCACTTCCAGTTCAATGCAGGAAGTACCGATGCCCTTGCCTTTTCGAGTCTCGGCAGCCAGAATCCGGGGCGCATTACTATTGCTGACACAGTATTTGGATCTAATCCTCTCATCAATCCTGACGTTCTGACCAAAGCCTTCCAGTTGGACAAGAATGTGGTTAACTATCTTCAGAAACAGTTTTCTTCAAAAAACACTTAG